From the Penaeus vannamei isolate JL-2024 chromosome 20, ASM4276789v1, whole genome shotgun sequence genome, the window aaagaacgttTTACATTCTTAGGATTGGTGTTTCTTGGGGTTTGGagtaagaaataaaggaatatcttagaaaaaaaatcttcaaaaaagAAATTTCAAAATTGGTAACGGCTGGTAACGGTATCGCGAGAACGGttaaagagagagtgacaagTAACGATCATTACCCGGGCTGTTCGATCGTTaactgcttgtttgtgtgtgtctgactcgTTAGATGACTCTCCGACTCGGGCAAAGATGGCGGCTtgcgagaggtagagaggaaggtaaCAATGAATTACAAAATCACTCCCACCTTTAACCGGCCGCGTCTCCTTGTGATACTACGCTGGACACaacagataagaagaaaaaaaacactacaagAATTCCTCGATTCAGAGAgatttaaaacaacaataatgaataactcatttgtaataagaaaaaaaaaaacacgaagttGGAAGTACTGAGGGACAGGTCGGTCGAGATGTCCAAGATGGCGTCACTTTCTCCGGGAATGTCACACCTGGCCGgacacgggggtgggggtgggggtggagggatggggttgggggtttcTATTGCATCATCCTCTGCAGCAGCTGGGCCGTGGgctgtggggggagagaaggggagaaacgtTAGTCGTCTGTCTTCATGaggtgcgattgtgtgtgtgtgtgtgtgtgtgtgtgtgtgtgtgtgtgtgtgtgtgtgtgtgtgtgtgtgtgtgtgtgtgtgtgtgtgtgtgtgtgtgatatatatatatatatatatatatatatatatatatatacatatatatatatatatatatatatatatatatatatatatgtatgtatgtatgtatgtatgtatatatacacatatatatatatatatatatatatatatatatgtatatatatgtgtgtgtgtgtgtgtgtgtgtgtgtgtgtgtgtgtgtgtatgtgtgtgtgtgtgtgtgtgtgtgtgtgtgtgtgtgtgtgtgtgtgtgtgtgtgtgtgtgtgtgtgtgcatatatgtgtgtgtgcatatatgtgtgtgtgtatatatgtgtatgtgtgtgtgtgtgtgtgtgtgtgtgtgtgtgtgtgtgtgtgtgtgtgtgtgtgtgtgtgtgtgtgtgtgtgtgtgtgtgtgtgtgtgtgtcaactaaAATGTTCATATTGATACACGTAGGAATGCATGATTTTGCCTATTCGCTGTATTATATCTGTATGCATTTGCTTGCATGCAAATACGTATAGTTGTGaacatatggatgtatacaggaatatatgtataatgcacacactctcacacaaacaaacacacacacacacacacacacacacacacacacacacacacacacacacatacacacacacaaaaaagaaaaatttatatatatattctgggtgTATGAGTACTAATGTGGTTCCAAAACATATTCAGAACattcgtggagagagagagttaacaaGACGACGGTTAGAGACATGGAGAGGAAGGTGCTCGTGCTAAAGACCGAATACTTACTATGTCACTAAGAGGAGACACTTAGATACTTAGATCTGAAACAGAGGGATGAAGGGAATTAGCTACTTACAAGAGACTCATGCTAAGTGTCGTGGAAGATGGATTGAAAGATTGGAAGATAAACGTACAGGAAAGATAAGACACGTGATTAAGAGAATAATAGATATTTATGATGGATTGGTTGGGAAGTTTTGAATTTTAAATTTGTCACgacttattttgtcattatccaACTGCCTTTTGAATTCAGAGGAAAATTGAATTCGCAGATTGGTTTGTAGTTCATGTATTATGATAGAGAAATTGCAGGTGTagtttactgtttgtttgtttgtttgttttatcattaagCGTTACGAAGCAAGGGCGGAGGTAGGCCCGGTCACCAGGCATAACAAGCCCATTTTAGGTTATTAAATCCAGCAGCAAGGAATTAATTCAACTTAACGGGAaatcaaagcaaaataaatgataTTCATGAAGCTTAAGATTTCGACGCTGATCTCAGGTCGTTTTGAGGTTTGATAGATTGTCAGTTTGTTTTATGGATTATCGAgttatctcttcttttattttgtgtggttttgattaaataaataaataatagattcaAGAACGAAAGTGGAAATAACAGAGGTTAATGTATTATCAGAATCCTTATGGAATGAAAAACCGAAgaacggaaaaagaagaaaaactagagGGAGCTTCTCGCCGTtaatttgttattgctgttaccgCTCTGCTGCTGTGGGCGCGTGTCCGGTGACCTTACCTGCGGGGACATCCGAGCCAGAGAACTGGCGCGGCCCTTCACCTTAGCCTTGTTGGCAGCCTGCTCGGCGTTCTCGACGcgctcctcggcctcctccagcTCCTGCTGGGCCTTGCGGAACTTGGCCAGGTTGAGGGCGGCGATCTCCTCGGCCTCCTCGATCTGGCGCTTGTACGTCTTGATCTTCTGCTGCAGCTTGTCGACCAGGTCCTGCATCCTCTCGTGGTTCTTCTTGTCCTCGTCGGACTGGAAGCTGAGCTCCTTGATGCGCCTCTCGCACTTCCTCAGGTTCTTCTGGGCGTCGGCGTGGCGGCGGCTCTCGTCGTCCAGCTGGTTCTCCAGCTCCCTGACGCGGCTCTCCAGCTTGGCCACAGCCTTCTTGCCGGTCTTCAGAGCGTTGGTCTCGACCTCTTCCAGGCGGACCTGGAGCTCCTTCACGGACACTTCGAGGGCCTTGCGCATCTTCTCCTGGGTCTGGGCGTGCTCCTGCTCAGCGCGGAGCTCGTCGGCGAGGCGGGCGGCGTCGACCATGGCCTTCTTGGCCTTCTCCTCCGAGTTCTTGGCCTCGTTCAACATCTCGTCAAGATCAGCCTGTTGCGAAGAGAAAGCGCATATGGAACGGCAGTCTGAAACATGAGGTACTGTATTCACGCGGTGCCATGCGTCCCGAACCCGCGAAATACGCACTCCCAATACTTACATGCAGGGTCTGCATTTCTCCCTCGAGCTTCCTCTTGGCGACGGTGAGGGAGCCGTTCTGCGCAGTGATGTCGTTGATGTGGTCGTGGGCCTCGGCGAGCTCGGCCTCAGCCTGGCGACGGCCGCGGTCGGACTGTTCCAGGAGCGTGCGGGACTCCTCCAACTCGCCGTGCAGGGCGTTGGCTCGACGCTCTGCGATGCCATACTGTTCCCTGTACTCTGACGCGAGGCGCTGCTCCTCCTCGACGCGGGCCTGGAGTTCCTTCATCTCGCCCTGGATCTTCTTGATGTGTTTCTGGAGGTCGGCGTTGGCCTTGTTGGAGTGGTCGAGGGCGATCTCCAGCTCGTTGATGTCAGACTCGAGCTTCTTCTTCATGCGGAGAGCTTCAGCTTTGCCCTTTGCTTCAGCCTCCAGGGAAGCTTGCATGGAGTCAATGGCGCGCTGGTGGCATTTACTGTAAAAGACACGAACTCATGTTAATGCCATAATAGTGCGTTTAACGTATAATTGATATTAGAGACATCTATGTATCGGTACTGATAAGAAATACACTGAACTCACCGGGTGTTCTcaaactcctcctctttctcctggaTGCGCCTGTCGATCTCCTGTCTGACCTGGCTGAGCTCAAGCTGTGCACGGAGCACCTTGTTCTCCTCCTGCTCGAGGGCGGCCTCGGCTTCCTCGAGGGCGGCCTGCAGTTCCTCCTTCTCGATCTCGAGGCGCTTGGCGTTCTTCTGGATCTCGTGGAGGGATCGTCCGCCCTCGCCGATCTGGTCCATCAGGTCCTTGATCTCGTCGGCGAGGTTCTTGTTCTCGCGGCGCACGGAGTCGAGCTGCTCCAGGTTCTCCTCGTAGGCGGCCTTGATGCGGAAGTGCTCGGTGGAGTAGTTGCGGCATTCCTTCTGCGAGGCATCTACCTCAGCGGCCAAGTCATCAACCTTCAGTTTCCATTCGGAAATGATCTTGTCGaagttcttctgcttcttttcggCGGCGTTGGCCAGCGCCGTGGCTCGCTCGACCTCGATCTGCATGTCCTCGAGCTCGGTGGCGATGCGCTGCTTCGTCTTCTCGAGGTTCATGTTCTTGATGTTCAGCTGTTCGATCTGCTGCTCGGCCTCCTCGAGGCGGGCGGCCAGCTTCAGGCGCGCTGCCTCGAGCTCCTCGGCGCGCGCGACGCCCTCGGACTCGTACTTGGCGCGCCACATCTGGGCCTCGGCGTTGGCCTTGGAGAGCTGGCGCTGCAGGTCGGCCTTCGCCTCGCCCTCTTCGTCCAGCTGCTCGCGGAGGCCGTCGATGTCGTGCTCCAAGTTGCGGAACTTACCGAGAAGAGTTGCACGTTCCTGAAAGAAGACCCGCACTCATAAATCTACAAATCATATACCGCGAAACCATAAACACCCAAATAATTTACAACccgacgaaaaggagagaaagaaaagcaccAAAAGCCCATACCCTGCACTCATCGTCGGCGAGTTTCCTGGTGTCCTCGAGCTGGTTGGTGAGAGACAACTTCAGCTTCGACAGCTGACCGATCTGGCTCTCCGCTTCCTCCACCTGGCGCAGAAGGTCGGTGTTCTCCACGGCGAGCTTCTTCTTGGTGGCATCGAAGTCGTTGAGGGTCCGGTTGGCTTCGTCGAGCTTGGACTGGATCTCGTTAATCTGGTGCTGAAGCTGCTTGTTCATCTTCTCAGCAGCGGCCTGGACAGAAGCACGGGGTCAGCGGTCGTCGCATCGAATCTCGTCAGTATCGCCATTTTATATTTCACAATATTtcctttagttttctttttcttttttttaatgacctATTACTTTCATTTCTATGGATGTACATATCTCAGCAAGAACAGAAGCAAATCAGTAAGCCTACTCATCGTTTCTGTAAAGGAACTCGTAAGATTTACAAGTACtgggagaaatgaaaggaaaatgagaacaagaaaaaatggagGTTATTAAGAAAGTTAACGAAAAGATGgtaaaaaatgaaacaagaaaacacGCTTTGAAGACGGGTTGATGGGTGgcagtggagaaggggggggtgaggtaagAAAACAGGTAGCGAACCGGTCTAATGAGGTAATTTGTTCTACCTGTTCTTCACCTGCGAGCTAATTTAAGCTCGCGAGGAAAATGTTCCaccgggaagggagaggggactaAAAGAGTAAGAGCTTCTTGAGGAAACTATTTTAACTATCTTAACTtttggacaaagaaaaaaaaatcaaatttctgTTCGTACTCTATTTTAGTAAGTGACCAAAAGTTAAGTTAAGATGTGTATTAgttgttctttattttctaatcGGAATGATTGGTATCACACTAAAAGGATTGCATGCACTTAAGGTTATTAAGGACAAACTCTTCACGAGAATAGTTTCGAAGcattaaaatgacaaaaaaataagacagaaatcGGCTTCGCTGCTGCTTTCTAAAATGCACGACGACTTTGCAATCAAAAAATGATTAGAGACAACGAATATAAAGACAAGTTTGAAAGTTACAACTCTCGACTCTTACCGTTAGCTTCCTAAACACATTACTCTTTTGACAGACATCACTTCTTTTGCAAAacagtatttcatttatttagcaCTGCTGCTAATTtcactaaaagagaaagagagagacgaaaaaatatGATTGCGTGAATAAATGCCTGTCTGTTTTACCTTATCGGTAGCCATTTGATCTGTTGCAAACTTCAAATCGTCGACTTGACCATTCAattttgctttttccttctcAAGCCTGTTAGAATAGTGTGTGTTAGCTGTtaccaaacataaaacaaaaaaaaaattaaaataataatggtgatgaagaaacCGAAAAGAGCATTTGTCAGTAGTGTTGTTTATACGCTTTTGTTTTTTACCGTCGGTGTCTCTTCACTTATTTTGTGGGCATTGTATCTCGTTTTACTCTATTTTTACACTATTCAAAATGTCCTCCAAATGTCAGAGTTGAAATCCACAAGCAAATCGAAATCCACAAAACAAGTGAAGTGCCCGACCATCGTTTGCGCAAGTCAGCCATTAGATGCGAGAGAAAGGGcaaatttattattttcttaaaaagAGAGACGTTGTTGAGTGGGCTGACAACGCCGTCCCGGTTTGGTTTTGCTCTTTACCTTCTCGTTACTGAGCGCATCGGCTGCAGACCGAGCATCATTGAGTTCCGAAGATAGGGTTGTCTTTTCCCGTTCCGCTCTGTAGCAAGGCcatagacaagagagaaaaatggcgTGAGTTTTTTCCCTTGAAGACGGCACCTAAGCATGCTACCTTGGTGCTTATAGTGTAGATGAACGAGGTGAagagataataagagataaaaaggggagtTGAGAGAGTACCTAAAGTAAAGGAAATGTCTAAAAGAAAGGCGGGAAAACAAAAGAAGCGAAAAGCGATATAGGGAAATCTTTCTTATAAGAGGATAGGAAAGAAAGCGTCTTTCGGCTTCTGGAATGTAGATCTTCTGGAAATTTGGCGGGAAACTAAATAAATGACATAgatcaaaataaaaaagggatCAAAATAAGGAAGGGTTAAGCAAAGCTCCCATACACAAAAAATGAAGGATCGCAGGATGGGAAAATCGAAGAAGGATgccactttctatttttttcgcattttttttccttctcgttttctttacctTATCTCGAACAAGACCGTCTGTGGCAGATCTGGCATCATCAGCTTCCCGTTTCAGagcctccttatccttctccatcctaGGTTAGAAGCAGATTTGGGGAGGAGGCCACCGAACaaaatgattagaaaaaaataaaagaaattgtaattatatacataatgtgcTGCGCTGCGGTCTGTTATCAGTTAgctaattcattttcatttgttctATGCAGTTAGCCGTGTTAGGATATCACAGAGGTCTGCCAGGAAATAAACAATTTTAGGTCTCCTGAATAGATGGGTATAATGGATTATTAAATGTATAAAATTAACGTGTATAAATTTTTACTCTATATCCAGCATtattgcatacataaacacacacacacacgcacaaactcacacatacatacaaatgtataaatatatatatacatatacatataaacaaatatatatacatatacatataaacaaatatatatacatatacatataaacaaatatatatacatatatcatatatatacatatatcatatatatatatatatgtgtgtgtgtgtgtgtgtgtgtgtgtgtgtgtgtgtgtgtgtgtgtgtgtgtgtgtgtgtgtgtgtgtattatatatatatatatatatatatatatatatatatatatatatatactaatatatatatatatatatatatatatatacttatatataaatatataatacatacgcacatatacatatgcatatatataaatgtatatacatatatatgtatatacatatatatatacctatatatatatatgtatgtatgtgtgtatgtatatgtatgtgtatatgtatatgtatatatatatatatatatatatatatatatatatatatatatatatatatatacacacacacacacacacacatatctacacgtatgtgtatatgtgtatgtaaatatacatatacatttatacatatacatacgtgtatatatatatatatatatatatatatatatatatatatatacatgcacatgtacatgtatgtatatatttgtatatgtgtacatataatacatatgcgtacatatatatttgtatatatgtgtatatataaacacacacacacacacacatgtatatacatacatatatatatacatatatatatatatatatatatatatatattatatatacatataaacatttgtatatatatgcacacacacacacacacacacacacacacacacacacacacacacacacacacacacacacacacacacacacacacacacacacacacacacacgcgcacacatatacatatacatatacatatacacacacacacatatatatatatatatatatacatatatacatatatatatatatatatatatatatacatatattatatatatatataaaaatatatacatacacacacacacacacacacacacacacatatatatatatatatatatatatatatatatatatatatatatatatatatatatatatatatatatacatatatatatatatacatatatatgaatatatatacacatatatgtatatatatgtatatatatatgtatctatgtatatatatttcatacacacgcacgcacacagatgcatgcaATCTTCAACGTTGCAACCGTGAGATTCGCCCAAGGAATCCCCTCGCCGCGCGCCCTCGCCGCGGCATCCCGCGCGCGGCGGGCGCCCTTACCTGGCCTTCATTTTGTTGAGGTGGTCGATCTGCTCGGACATCTCGGCGACGGCGTCATTGTGCTTCTTGCGGAGGCTGGCGAGGGCGGCCTCGTGCTGGATGTTGGACTCCTCGAGGTCGCGGCGGATCTTGGCCAGCTCGGCCTCGCGCTTCTTGTTGAGCTCGATCTGCGCCGCGGTGGCGCCACCGGCCTCGTCCAGGCGCTCGCCCAGCTCCTCCAGCTCGCGGCCCAGGTGAGTCTTGGACTTCTCGGACTTGGCGCGGGCCTGGCGCTCGTGCTCCAGCTCCTCCTCGAGCTCCTCAATGCGAGCCTGCAGCTCCTTGATTTGTTTCTGGAGCTTCGAGACGAGTCCCTGCTCGTCCTCCAGCTTGCATGCAAGGGAGGAGACTTCCTTGTCCTTGCGCTGGATGGTCTGTTCGAGCTCCTTCTTGTTGCGCTCCAAGTCGGCAACGGCTTCCTGGGTCAACTTGAGGTCGCCCTCAACCTTCCTCTTGGCCTTGTCAACCTCGCCTCGcagcttcttctccctctcgagAGAATCCTCAAGCTCATCGAGGGTCTGTTCAAGCTTGGCCTTAACCTTGTTGAGGTGGTTGCACTTGTCCTCGATGCCCTGCAGGTCCTCGGCCGTCTTCTGGTTGCACTCCTGCAGGTGCTTCTTCTCCTTGTTGATCTTGTTGATGAGTTCGTCCTGGTGCGCGATCTCATCGTTGAGGTTCCGGATCTGGTGGTCCTTGGTGGCCTTGTCCTGCTCAGCCTTCTGCACCGTCAGCTCCAAGTCCTCGATGTCCTTCTTCAAGCCGGAGATCTCTTGCTCGATCTTCTTCTTACCCTGGAACAGCTGGTTgcgggcctcctcctcctgctgtagGCGCTCTGTGGTTTcctgggggtggggaagaggcgaAGGGTCACACTCCAGCACGCAACAACATGTCGGCTCATGTCACtatgagacacacagacacgcaaagacACTAAGACAAAACACCACTAAGACACTATCCAACAGGACGCTACGGGTTGGGGAAATCGTGGTAAGTCCTACCTCCACGATGGTGTGGGGAACGTATAAGGAACCCATACTGGCTACAGCTAGAGTTTACAAGGGAAGTGtacaagggggaggggtaggggctaCTCGTAACAGATCGTA encodes:
- the LOC113810227 gene encoding myosin heavy chain, muscle-like isoform X3, with the translated sequence MPGHIVKSTGPDPDPTEYLYVSLEQKRIDQTKPYDAKKACWVPCEKEGYVLGEIQGTKGDLVTVLVPGGDTKNFKKDLVLQVNPPKFEKCEDMSNLTYLNDASVLYNLKQRYITKLIYTYSGLFCVAINPYKRYPIYTNRCVKIYQGKRRNEVPPHIFAISDGAYMDMLQNHENQSMLITGESGAGKTENTKKVIQYFANIARKSDSFEKKGKQKEMPKFSSGNLEDQIVQTNPVLEAFGNAKTVRNDNSSRFGKFIRIHFGPSGKLSGADIETYLLEKARVISQQSLERSYHIFYQIMSDYVKHLKPLCFLSNDIHDYYFVSQGKVTVASIDDNEEMQFTDTAFDVLGFSQEDKDNVYKVTATVMHFGNLKFKQRGREEQAEPDGTETGDICGKLLGSDGAELYKNLTKPKIKVGNEFVTQGRNKDQVYYSVGALAKALFDRMFKWLVRKCNVTLETGQKRVMFIGVLDIAGFEIFDFNGFEQLCINFTNEKLQQFFNHHMFVLEQEEYKREGINWVFIDFGLDLQACIELIEKPLGILSILEEESMFPKATDKSFEEKLKTNHLGKSPNFIKPKPPKPGQAEAHFAIVHYAGTVPYNLTGWLEKNKDPLNDTVVDQIKKSSNQLAVEIFADHPGQSGAADTGGKGGKRAKGSGFQTVSGMYKEQLNNLMTTLRSTAPHFIRCIIPNENKAPGVIDAALVMHQLTCNGVLEGIRICRKGFPNRMVYPDFKHRYRVLCPPLLLQERKEQVPPRPSAEMILDYVKLEPNQYRYGQNKVFFRAGVLGQLEEIRDDRLAKIISWLQSWIRGYTSRKAYKKLQEQRVALIVVQRNLRKYLQLRTWAWYRLWQKVKPLLNVTRIEDEIRALEEKAAKAEENYERESKLRKELEAANLALLEEKNNLMVALESTKGNVSEYLDKQAKLQSQKADLEAQLNETTERLQQEEEARNQLFQGKKKIEQEISGLKKDIEDLELTVQKAEQDKATKDHQIRNLNDEIAHQDELINKINKEKKHLQECNQKTAEDLQGIEDKCNHLNKVKAKLEQTLDELEDSLEREKKLRGEVDKAKRKVEGDLKLTQEAVADLERNKKELEQTIQRKDKEVSSLACKLEDEQGLVSKLQKQIKELQARIEELEEELEHERQARAKSEKSKTHLGRELEELGERLDEAGGATAAQIELNKKREAELAKIRRDLEESNIQHEAALASLRKKHNDAVAEMSEQIDHLNKMKARAEREKTTLSSELNDARSAADALSNEKAAAEKMNKQLQHQINEIQSKLDEANRTLNDFDATKKKLAVENTDLLRQVEEAESQIGQLSKLKLSLTNQLEDTRKLADDECRERATLLGKFRNLEHDIDGLREQLDEEGEAKADLQRQLSKANAEAQMWRAKYESEGVARAEELEAARLKLAARLEEAEQQIEQLNIKNMNLEKTKQRIATELEDMQIEVERATALANAAEKKQKNFDKIISEWKLKVDDLAAEVDASQKECRNYSTEHFRIKAAYEENLEQLDSVRRENKNLADEIKDLMDQIGEGGRSLHEIQKNAKRLEIEKEELQAALEEAEAALEQEENKVLRAQLELSQVRQEIDRRIQEKEEEFENTRKCHQRAIDSMQASLEAEAKGKAEALRMKKKLESDINELEIALDHSNKANADLQKHIKKIQGEMKELQARVEEEQRLASEYREQYGIAERRANALHGELEESRTLLEQSDRGRRQAEAELAEAHDHINDITAQNGSLTVAKRKLEGEMQTLHADLDEMLNEAKNSEEKAKKAMVDAARLADELRAEQEHAQTQEKMRKALEVSVKELQVRLEEVETNALKTGKKAVAKLESRVRELENQLDDESRRHADAQKNLRKCERRIKELSFQSDEDKKNHERMQDLVDKLQQKIKTYKRQIEEAEEIAALNLAKFRKAQQELEEAEERVENAEQAANKAKVKGRASSLARMSPQPTAQLLQRMMQ
- the LOC113810227 gene encoding myosin heavy chain, muscle-like isoform X26, which produces MPGHIVKSTGPDPDPTEYLYVSLEQKRIDQTKPYDAKKACWVPCEKEGYVLGEIQGTKGDLVTVLVPGGDTKNFKKDLVLQVNPPKFEKCEDMSNLTYLNDASVLYNLKQRYITKLIYTYSGLFCVAINPYKRYPIYTNRCVKIYQGKRRNEVPPHIFAISDGAYMDMLQNHENQSMLITGESGAGKTENTKKVIAYFANVGASTKKPKEGEKKQNLEDQIVQTNPVLEAFGNAKTVRNDNSSRFGKFIRIHFGPSGKLSGADIETYLLEKARVISQQSLERSYHIFYQIMSDYVKHLKPLCFLSNDIHDYYFVSQGKVTVASIDDNEEMQFTDTAFDVLGFSQEDKDNVYKVTATVMHFGNLKFKQRGREEQAEPDGTETGDICGKLLGSDGAELYKNLTKPKIKVGNEFVTQGRNKDQVYYSVGALAKALFDRMFKWLVRKCNVTLETGQKRVMFIGVLDIAGFEIFDFNSFEQLCINFTNEKLQQFFNHHMFVLEQEEYKREGIEWTFIDFGLDLQACIDLIEKPLGILSILEEESMFPKATDKSFEEKLKTNHLGKSPNFIKPKPPKPGQAEAHFAIVHYAGTVPYNLTGWLEKNKDPLNDTVVDQIKKSSNQLAVEIFADHPGQSGAADTGGKGGKRAKGSGFQTVSGMYKEQLNKLMTTLMSTCPHFIRCIIPNEFKQTGVIDAALVMHQLTCNGVLEGIRICRKGFPNRMVYPDFKHRYRVLCPPLLLQERKEQVPPRPSAEMILDYVKLEPNQYRYGQNKVFFRAGVLGQLEEIRDDRLAKIISWLQSWIRGYTSRKAYKKLQEQRVALIVVQRNLRKYLQLRTWAWYRLWQKVKPLLNVTRIEDEIRALEEKAAKAEENYERESKLRKELEAANLALLEEKNNLMVALESTKGNVSEYLDKQAKLQSQKADLEAQLNETTERLQQEEEARNQLFQGKKKIEQEISGLKKDIEDLELTVQKAEQDKATKDHQIRNLNDEIAHQDELINKINKEKKHLQECNQKTAEDLQGIEDKCNHLNKVKAKLEQTLDELEDSLEREKKLRGEVDKAKRKVEGDLKLTQEAVADLERNKKELEQTIQRKDKEVSSLACKLEDEQGLVSKLQKQIKELQARIEELEEELEHERQARAKSEKSKTHLGRELEELGERLDEAGGATAAQIELNKKREAELAKIRRDLEESNIQHEAALASLRKKHNDAVAEMSEQIDHLNKMKARAEREKTTLSSELNDARSAADALSNEKAAAEKMNKQLQHQINEIQSKLDEANRTLNDFDATKKKLAVENTDLLRQVEEAESQIGQLSKLKLSLTNQLEDTRKLADDECRERATLLGKFRNLEHDIDGLREQLDEEGEAKADLQRQLSKANAEAQMWRAKYESEGVARAEELEAARLKLAARLEEAEQQIEQLNIKNMNLEKTKQRIATELEDMQIEVERATALANAAEKKQKNFDKIISEWKLKVDDLAAEVDASQKECRNYSTEHFRIKAAYEENLEQLDSVRRENKNLADEIKDLMDQIGEGGRSLHEIQKNAKRLEIEKEELQAALEEAEAALEQEENKVLRAQLELSQVRQEIDRRIQEKEEEFENTRKCHQRAIDSMQASLEAEAKGKAEALRMKKKLESDINELEIALDHSNKANADLQKHIKKIQGEMKELQARVEEEQRLASEYREQYGIAERRANALHGELEESRTLLEQSDRGRRQAEAELAEAHDHINDITAQNGSLTVAKRKLEGEMQTLHADLDEMLNEAKNSEEKAKKAMVDAARLADELRAEQEHAQTQEKMRKALEVSVKELQVRLEEVETNALKTGKKAVAKLESRVRELENQLDDESRRHADAQKNLRKCERRIKELSFQSDEDKKNHERMQDLVDKLQQKIKTYKRQIEEAEEIAALNLAKFRKAQQELEEAEERVENAEQAANKAKVKGRASSLARMSPQPTAQLLQRMMQ
- the LOC113810227 gene encoding myosin heavy chain, muscle-like isoform X18, with protein sequence MPGHIVKSTGPDPDPTEYLYVSLEQKRIDQTKPYDAKKACWVPCEKEGYVLGEIQGTKGDLVTVLVPGGDTKNFKKDLVLQVNPPKFEKCEDMSNLTYLNDASVLYNLKQRYITKLIYTYSGLFCVAINPYKRYPIYTNRCVKIYQGKRRNEVPPHIFAISDGAYMDMLQNHENQSMLITGESGAGKTENTKKVIQYFANIARKSDSFEKKGKQKEMPKFSSGNLEDQIVQTNPVLEAFGNAKTVRNDNSSRFGKFIRIHFGPSGKLSGADIETYLLEKARVISQQSLERSYHIFYQIMSDYVKHLKPLCFLSNDIHDYYFVSQGKVTVASIDDNEEMQFTDTAFDVLGFSQEDKDNVYKVTATVMHFGNLKFKQRGREEQAEPDGTETGDICGKLLGSDGAELYKNLTKPKIKVGNEFVTQGRNKDQVYYSVGALAKALFDRMFKWLVRKCNVTLETGQKRVMFIGVLDIAGFEIFDFNGFEQLCINFTNEKLQQFFNHHMFVLEQEEYKREGINWVFIDFGLDLQACIELIEKPLGILSILEEESMFPKATDKSFEEKLKTNHLGKSPNFIKPKPPKPGQAEAHFAIVHYAGTVPYNLTGWLEKNKDPLNDTVVDQIKKSSNQLAVEIFADHPGQSGAADTGGKGGKRAKGSGFQTVSGMYKEQLNNLMTVLRSTSPHFIRCIIPNENKAAGVIDAALVMHQLTCNGVLEGIRICRKGFPNRMVYPDFKHRYNILAPKAAAAAEDDKKASQVLLDSISLEAEKYRMGHTKVFFRAGVLGQLEEIRDDRLAKIISWLQSWIRGYTSRKAYKKLQEQRVALIVVQRNLRKYLQLRTWAWYRLWQKVKPLLNVTRIEDEIRALEEKAAKAEENYERESKLRKELEAANLALLEEKNNLMVALESTKGNVSEYLDKQAKLQSQKADLEAQLNETTERLQQEEEARNQLFQGKKKIEQEISGLKKDIEDLELTVQKAEQDKATKDHQIRNLNDEIAHQDELINKINKEKKHLQECNQKTAEDLQGIEDKCNHLNKVKAKLEQTLDELEDSLEREKKLRGEVDKAKRKVEGDLKLTQEAVADLERNKKELEQTIQRKDKEVSSLACKLEDEQGLVSKLQKQIKELQARIEELEEELEHERQARAKSEKSKTHLGRELEELGERLDEAGGATAAQIELNKKREAELAKIRRDLEESNIQHEAALASLRKKHNDAVAEMSEQIDHLNKMKARAEREKTTLSSELNDARSAADALSNEKAAAEKMNKQLQHQINEIQSKLDEANRTLNDFDATKKKLAVENTDLLRQVEEAESQIGQLSKLKLSLTNQLEDTRKLADDECRERATLLGKFRNLEHDIDGLREQLDEEGEAKADLQRQLSKANAEAQMWRAKYESEGVARAEELEAARLKLAARLEEAEQQIEQLNIKNMNLEKTKQRIATELEDMQIEVERATALANAAEKKQKNFDKIISEWKLKVDDLAAEVDASQKECRNYSTEHFRIKAAYEENLEQLDSVRRENKNLADEIKDLMDQIGEGGRSLHEIQKNAKRLEIEKEELQAALEEAEAALEQEENKVLRAQLELSQVRQEIDRRIQEKEEEFENTRKCHQRAIDSMQASLEAEAKGKAEALRMKKKLESDINELEIALDHSNKANADLQKHIKKIQGEMKELQARVEEEQRLASEYREQYGIAERRANALHGELEESRTLLEQSDRGRRQAEAELAEAHDHINDITAQNGSLTVAKRKLEGEMQTLHADLDEMLNEAKNSEEKAKKAMVDAARLADELRAEQEHAQTQEKMRKALEVSVKELQVRLEEVETNALKTGKKAVAKLESRVRELENQLDDESRRHADAQKNLRKCERRIKELSFQSDEDKKNHERMQDLVDKLQQKIKTYKRQIEEAEEIAALNLAKFRKAQQELEEAEERVENAEQAANKAKVKGRASSLARMSPQPTAQLLQRMMQ